The stretch of DNA tagtttagggctggctcaggccttagaccagctctagttatgctgctgtaggcttagactgccgggggactccccatgatgcactgggctcctctctcctccagctcctctcctttcttttctttctttatgcttcatgtccctttaatgtccgttactaacttggtatcttccgTGGTCATAGTTCTCTGGCTTCCATGAATCCcattttactaatattagtcgTGTTATTATTGATGATTTAACGTGGCCAATGTGATACAGGTGAAACTACAACGTAAACCTAAACGCTTTGACCATGACATGACGAGACACTTACTGAATCTAGGTAGAGGATGACTTTCTCAGGCAGTATCTCCACCTTCCTGATGAGATCTGTCGGAGAAGCAGCTCCAGGAGAGAGACTGAAACCACTGAGCATGCCCACATCCAATATAACCATGCCCGTTTGAGATATCACCTGACTGTCCTTCAGTCTAGACGGGACAAAAGCAAGACGTCACatgttgaaaacaaaacaatgatatCATTGGGATAAAGTTCTCTCTGTGTTGTCGTGCTTACCTCGAACATACAGATAACAGCATGTGATTGTAGTCTCTTTCCTCTGTAACATTCACATGTAATGAGAAAGCCTCCTTGTCTGTGGCGTGCAGGGGGTTCTGGGAAAATGCTTTGCTCTCCAGGTTGTAAAAGACATTCATCTGGAAGGATTCATGaagatgtttaaaaatgtaaaaacgcAGATTCAGTGGCGAAGAGCTAACATTTACTGCACTGCCTGAGAAGCTCAGCGAGAGATTTTATGAGTCTGTAATGTAAAAGATTACGTTCAAATCTCTCAAGGTCACAAAAACAGTATCTGCTGTTCTCCATAAAGCAAATAAGAGATGAAGACTGAATCTCTGTATTTGTTGACTTGTTTCAACCTTACAGTAACATTAggttaaaaggttaaaaacagGATGTGCAGTAGAGGGGGGGGGTCTGGAACAGAGGACAACAGGTTGTAATAatgaacacagtgaaaacattaaCCTTTCCCAAACGTCTTCCTGTGAGTGATCTTATCTAAAGGCAGACAGGACTTCAAGCTTCAGTATGTGTTCCAGATGTTAATTGCTGCTCTGTAATCATGCCAGATTTGCATGTAGCTGTTTGGCTTAACGTGTAGAGCGCAGCACATTGTGCAGGGTGCAGCTGTCGTGCAGTGGCTGCTACGTTCAGTTTATTCTGATCCCGCTCCAGTTCTTAGACCATTCTTCGAGTTGAGTTGAAAATGTTGGAGGTATGAAAACATTGCTGCATTGTGAGGTGTAGCTTGAAGTGGTGTTGTCTTTTCTTAGACATGGAGAGTTTTAGCAGATTTAATGTTAAAGCTGCAAACAACCAAATCTGTAGTTTACAGTTAATCAAATGAACGAATGTACAGCAGTACAGAACAAACTAAAACTGTAACGCTGTATTAATGTACCTGAATTAATGCGAATCCTTTTCCTTCCATGTATATATTCAGGTTTAAATCTTTGTCAGCATTTATCTAagaaacaaagtaaacaaaggagaaaaaagaaagacaaaagcatAGTCACATGGCACAGTATCATATTAAGTATTCAATTCAGCAAATACGGTGTGATTTAGACAAAAAACAAGGGATTCCAGTCAGATTCATTACCTCTTGGCTCTGATACGTCCGATAGGTGGTGGAGTTGAtgtgaaacacagaggaagactCTGGGGCAGAAATGCTGAGCCGGAGATCAATGTTGCTGCCGCTACTGAAGGTGCCAAAGTGAGCCAAAGCCTGAAGGGCAACCACTGTGTCCTGAGGACAAAAAGTGGTCAAAACACAGGCATCATATATCATCTGGTGCAGAATTGGGGGATATTTTTGTAATATGGTACTACAGTTGGCGATAACCGCAATATGTGGCTGAATATGTATACTTTGTACTTGGAACAATCAGGTCTTATCGTATTCAGCTGCATAATTAAATGGTTTCTCAAGTAGCAAAAAATGTCACCTGTGTCGTACTGTAGCCTCCTAGATGGTTTCTCTGCTTGCTTAACCATTTCATGATTGCTATGCCCTCCACCAAGTTGCCGCGCTTAATGAGAGCCAGTAGCACATAAGAAGCCATCTCGATCTGCGCTGAGCGCGGCTGCCAGTCATGTGACTCCAGGCCAGCCGAGGATCTCCACATCTTGACCCCATCTTTTTGGACAACACAATCAATATGTTTGTACATAAACTGTTCCTGATCCTACACATTTATCAtgtttcagaaaaacaaaaaatcaaaaCCAGTTGACCGGTTTAGGGGTCGCGATAGCAACATGGTCTTTAATCATTGGTGGTAGAAAACATTTGCAAGCTCCTGTCTGACTGGCAGTCATCCTCATCCTTTTTTGCCACAATGAATGGGCCAATCAGTATTCAGATGTGCTATATATTTGACCAAAACAAGCTTGACATAATGGCTGTTTCCATTTTACCATCAGGGTGCCAAAGTTCTGGTAAGGCAATGCTAAAATAAGGATCAAATATTTGTAACTCCTGTAAAATCAAAATGGAACAAGTTTAGCCAGTAAATGTCCATGGGATGGCACTTACATAGAATGTAATGCAATGCAGAGTACCTTTACTAAATTACCTCTGTAGTCAGCCCTCCTGTTGAGCTCTTGCAGGGCAGTGTCAGCCACTGGACTATTAGCCAGAGCTAAAGCATAGGCCACCAGACACAGGCTGTAGTTACTGACCACTCCACTGGACACTCTGTCCTCCAGGTACTTCTGGGCCAGGGACATGTTGCGTGGGTACATGTCCTTCACACAGAGGATCAGACATAAAATCATCACTGGCAGGTTGCTCCTTTTCTTCATATACTTAATATACATCAAATAAATGTTGTACTCTGACTATGATTTCTCTACTGAAATACACAAATGTTCTGTACTCACCACGTAGCTCTCGTCCTGCAGCAGTGCTATCAGTACATAGGCAGTGAGTGCCACCGGACTGTTATCCAGCCCTCCCTGCATCTCTGTGTGGATTAACCTGCCCACCTCACTGAACGctccctcagcctgctgctgtttcaagAGCCAAGTGGTGGCTCTGGTCAGGACGGTCCAATCTACCTGAATGTAGGGCTGAGCCTGGAGGAAGCACCTGAGCACGAAGGCTGTCAACCTGGGACCACAGAAAGACCGTTAGAGGCAGAGAAACTAAAGCACTTTGTACCTTCTAAAGTAACACAACATGATGCCCTCTCACATGCATTTGCTTTTACAAAAAGATAGGTGCCATCTGCCATTACATTAGTGACGTACCATGTGCTACCAGAGGTGCTGCTAGCTCCAAAAGCACTGAACGAACCATCATCTCGCTGGAAGGACAGCTGTCTGTGATATCCTGCCAGTTGAAATACAAAACGTCACTCAAATGATGGCCAGTTAAATGTAAGAAGCACATGAAATAACCTTATAGCCCACAGATTATACTGTACACAGTACATTTACTGTAAGGCGGCGACTCGTGTAAAGGCTGCTTACCTTTCATCATGGAGCCCAGAGCCCTGCTCCTGATCTCCTTGCTGTCCTGGGGTGACAGGTCCAGGTACTGGAGAACATAAATACTAGGAGCGAAGTGGATCATGTTCTGCTCCCCGCAACCAACAGGCATCTGAACCAGCGAATCCAAGTTGCTGCTGGACAAGGCCAAGATATCACCTGTATGAAGCAACACAGAAGGGAAGGATTGAACTGTTGAACTGTTGAACTACATTCTGCTATTACAGAATCGGAAATTGGTGTGATTTGTGGGCTCTGGTACTTAGAAACAGTGGTTTTACTAAATAAATACTTTGAGGAAAACCCCAGAATATATGCTTCACCGTAGCAAATCAAGTGTAGCTACTATTGACCTGTATGTAAAAGAAGAGAATATTATAAATTACTTATTATAAATTCACAGCAGTGATTTAAGCCACAACGTACAGAGAAATGGAGAAGGAACACCACTAGAGAAGCTGACTGCAGGATGACCTGCACATTTTCTTGACATTTAATAAAGCTCACTATCACAACAAGCACAGAAACCACAAATTTGGCTCCAACTGAGGAAAATACTGACTGCCATGACAAATGCCCAACATCCCTCTACCTGAATGGAGCCAAGCCAACCAAAGCGCCTGACAGCTGGGCAATATCTGCCTGCCATAAACATTCCTGTTTGACATCCATCGTTTCCATTTTTCAGAACAGAGCTGAGCTTGATACACATATAGCCAAGCTCATCATCTAAACACAAGGGGAAAATGCATCATATTACACATGCCTAACTGACTAAAAGTAAACATGAACAGCACTCAGATGGAAATGCCACTGGCACAACAGGAAGGACAAATGATAGACATACCAACCAATGCCATATGGGCCCTTTGGCTGCCCACTACCACATCTGGTGGAAAGGAGAAGGAGACGGATCTGGAATTGTTGTGCTTGACGGTTGGTGCCAGCTCCAGGAACAGAGTCTCCGAGTAGGACTTTTCAACTCCCTCAGGCTTTGGGAACATGGAAGCGATTCACTGTTATCCAAGGAATAACCATATGCGACGTGGCACATTGTATTTCACACTGTATCTTTAAAGGGAAGCTTTGCCACATTGTTACGTGGATGTCCTATCATTCACATTAATGGTGAGTGTCGTCCATTGAATCAATAAATATTCAGTGTGTCCTATATTGACCAAGAAAGATGGGTTATTCTTCTGTGCTGGCAGTGCCTACATTTACCACGATGCATCACTCCTAACCCCaaatcctctctgctcctctcccttAGGatgaaaaactacaaaaagaCTAAACAAAAGCTGGTATTCGTAGCAGCAGAACGGGCTAATTAGCCAAGCTGACAGAATTTGTAGTTCTTCCACATCACTAATGACTCAAACAACATCGCTGATGTCAAACAGattttgcagcaggagaactTTCAGTCAATATAGGACACACTGAGGTACTTATTTCTTCAACTGACTACTGATTGGGCATCCTTGGACATAGAATTTGGCAATGTTTCCTTTAAGTCTAAATATACTTCATTACTGAGACATACATATCCTCAACACTATCTTAGACTTTCATATGTTACCCATGTGTCCATCTTGCCGTACCTTCACGAGCACTCTCCAAACAAGGCTGTCTGAGGCCTCCGCAGATACTGCGTCCACAGATATGTCCATCTCCCCCAGAGCCACAGGCCTTATAGGGAACAGCGCTGAAGCCGACACATGACTCCCTAAGGTTAGACTTTGGGCGTTTACCACCAAGACATCCCCTCTGCCTTCCAAAACAAACTCAAAGGCTTCACTCTGTGCGAGCAGCACGATGACCTGTGGAGGGTAATATTTGGAAACACAATCTTTTAAAACAACACTCTCTGTGTGCCCTAAATGACAGTGACAGATGATTGGAAGACACTAATAAACAATCAGGTAGTTTCTTATCTAAAAAGAAAAGTACTTCTTGTGCAACACGTCAGATAATTTGACAAACCTATTTTGGGAGAATATTTCCACAGATGTAATCCTTCATACCTCTATGTCGTCCTCTAAATGGTTGATGATGTTCACCTCCAGCACGATCTCTTCTCCTCTGATGAGGTGTGATGGGACATCCAGAGACAAGGAGAAATCTTTGGACACGGTTAACTGTGAATAGCAACAGAAACCGaatcaaaaacaaatttgtCTAACATTGATAGTAGCCAATGTTTAAAGGGAACAGGGCTCCTAATAGTGAGGTTACATCCATAGTCAGACCGCCCCTACTACTGTAAGGGTGCACTTTAGTTCTGTAAATTAGATCAGCTTAGACTGTGTTGTGTAGCACTGTTACACCGATGTATAATGACCACTTTATTCATTTAGCTGTGCTAGCAGCTAGAGTGGCAATGACAGTCGTGAACATGCTAAACATTTTGGCTGCGTAACAGGATGCTGTTAGTGTCATTGTGAACATGTTGGCATGCtgccaaaaaggaaaaatattcaGTCAGagttcacagcaaaaaaaaaaaacaaacttcattGCAGCGTCATTGTAAAAGCTGTGATTCTTTATGGCACAGAGATTTTCTAGAATGTGAGAAGTGGACAAGCAGGCTTCAAGCTTTAGCCTTTCAGAGTAACACGAAGGAGAGGCACTGAAAAATCTAATGTAAGGGTCACTTTCCATGTGTTGCGTGTGGTCACGTTACAAAGAAGAGATGCAAAAAGAAACGACCAGATTTGTGGGAAGTCCAAACCCCACCACAGGTATATGGAGGCGCGCAGTGAATACTTAGTTACCGTTTGCGGCACAGACGTGGAGCCCAAACCCAGGTTGTCTGACATCACAAGTGCAACGGCTCTCAGAGAGGTAACACCATCTGGCACGGTTATCTTCCCACTTGTCCATGTTTTATCactgacagaaatgaaaaatgaaagcgtaaaaatgaatttatttaagTATGGGCATGCAGTGACCTGAGATTATATATGTGACAACTGATCACTCATTTGAATCACCTGTCAGCACTCACCTAACATTAGTGTCCAACCACAGCAAGGATTCAGAGGCATCCACCCACTGGCTCCAGTACTTCTCTACCATTAGAACATCTCCTTCTGAAAACCcaacagaagagagagaagagatcGGAGGAAGCTCATACTCTACAAATATCTGAGGAATGAGGATTAAATCCGGTACTATTGAGATTGTGGGACCAATATAATATGCTGAATGAACCACAAGAGGGACTCCAAATAGAAAGTAGATACTTTGTGAAAGTATCACATCGTACCATTTTTAGGTGCTTCGGGCTGCTTTTTCTCAAACAGTCTGGCATTGGTCAGCATCCTAATGTTACAGTCCTGTGGTGttaaagacacaaaaatgatGTTATAGTAGCAgctaaaaatacagtttttaggTGTAAACCAGCATGAAAGCCTGTACTTGAGGGGTCCGCTGTCAGATTACACATCATTAGTGTGACTGCCAATGGAATATAGGTCAGGCCTTGGCAGGTGATGTAAGTTAGAGTGAATACCTGAGGAGATTTTACTTCTCAAAATGGTCTATTCTGTTCCAGACACAATGCACGCTGGCAGTGCCTTAGAGATGAGGAAAGGTCATCTCAAGACAGCTCACTGTGGTGAACCTTTGTTTTCTCCAGTTTGGATCCATCAATAACCCTCAGGCCCCAACACTCAGTACACTAGAGTTACCAGCTCTTAGAAACAGCAGAGTCATCTCCTAACAAAGCACACAGATAGGTTACATCCAGACTAACCGGTTCAGTGGTCACACACTGAATACCTATACAGTATGTAATTGTGAAAAAGTGTTTCTAGGAAGATTAAGGAGTTTGTGAAGACTGGTGCTTTGTGATTAAAGTGTGAAATAGACAAAGGACACATGACATGATGTTAATCTGACACTATCTAAACAGATGACTTTCTGAGGGAGTTTCTCAGAAGTTTAAGTTTCAGAGATCATCCGTTGCTCTTTTGTCTGAAGACACAAACAGCTTTAGGTTTGTCACACCTGCTCAAGTTTTAAGTCGAGGCCAGCCTGCAGAGCGTCATCCTGTGTCCCCATTACTGCCATTCCTACCTGGGACCCGGGCTCAAGGGTAGTCACAGTGAGCGTTACCTCCTCGCCCGGCTGGGCTTTGTCACTGCTCCAGGTCAGAGATACCTgcgggacacaaacacacaaacgaTCGCAGGTACGTCGAGGAGGAATCATGCACCAGTTAGAATAATATGCCAGAATGCattgaaaaaacagcaaattacaGTACCTGGTTGTGTTGGTTGATGGGTATGTGCACTGTGTCACTGGTGACCTCTCCGTCAGAGAGGATgcagtagactgtgacacagGCCTCGGGGGACCAGGACACTGTAGGggtcagagaaaaagaggaggaattCTCTGTCCCAGCAGCCACCACTTGACCTCTAGAGCTCACCTagaaacacaacaataaaaaggAAGCTCTTTGCATTTAACCACAAATTGCTATGAAGTAAAACATAAGTGTTCACAATAATGACAACATTTGCATTCTGTGCAGAATTGTCTAGTATAGTGACACCTAATGAAACTGTCGCCTCTGGACACTGGAAAATACTGCTGGCTCCGCGGTGATTGATTTACTGGTTCTTCAAATTCAAAACTACATCAGGGTTTACAGATCCATAAAGATAATACATCTCTATATGTCAAAGTTAAAATGGGAACCAGAACCAACTGCAGATATATCAGGGGAGGACTGGCACTCTGTCTGGGTGGCACAACGTGCAACCATAAATTCCAGGAATTAAAAGGATTAAAAATAATCTACTCCATACTAAACAGCAGTGTTGGAGGTTGTGCGGGGGCATAAATGCTAATCATTCCCACACACTCTGATCATGTGAAAACACTAACATATGTTGGGAgacttaaagggacattttagGTCATGTGATTATTAAAGACAGGAGGATCTTGTGTCTTGGAAGAAACAGAGTTGAGATGGGACCTGTGCGTCTTTAATATTCTACTGGTTGCCAGCAAATACCAAAAACTGGTATAGAATGGCTGGACATAGTGAGGGATATATAAAgtatgtgataaaaaaaaaaaaacggatgCTTTTCTTCACTAATGCGGACACATTCACTGCAAACAATAAGGACACCAAGACATCTGGATGTGGATAGATTTAAGATCAATATGGATGACAGAGCAAATCACAGTGAATCAAAAGAAACTTTGATTCATTAAACAATCACATGTGAAGATACTCTACAGTCTCATGCAACCTTAAGTGCAGAACCTTTCCTGTAAGGCTCTTCATGTAGGCAGGTATATTTATAGTTAGTTTTATATACTTGACCAAACAAACCACAAAGTGAAGCTCCGTTGGTTGAAAGGTGCTCTCCACGACCAGTGGAACAGCCAATCCAATCTGAAAGTTATAAGAGTGAAGTAGTAAAGAAGTGGTTGCATAATAGACAACACAACTAAGGCATATTTGTTGCACCACAATGGtatgaaatattaatttctTTATCCATTTGGTTTATTCGATCGGGACGGAGCATGTTAATGAGTATAAAAATACAAGATGTAAACATGCTGGCATTAGCAAGAATGCTAAGTTACATCGTAGTTCCTGggcaggtaaaaaaaacacagaaacattacaagtaacaatattaaaatacaaatattcaaATGCATGAAAAACATGTATAGGGTTACCTGTGCAGGTAAGGGGTTGATTGGGGAGATCTGAATATAAGAGCCACTAGGGGAGGAGTAGTTGTTGTAGACCCTCAGGGTCTCCTCACTGGAATGGAATTTTGCCTGAAGATAAacacaagaaacagaaaatatgaaccTGTGGACTGAAATAATCATTTGAACTACATAAAAGGTGAAATCTATTTCTATATGATCTttgtgctgatgttttttttcttaaacattacaGGAAGTAAATGGTTGGATCTGTTTTAGGGTCTTTTCTtacactgtagtttttttttttttttttacagttccTGGGGTCAGTTTCACAGTGAACATGTGTAATCCTACTGTGCTGAAACTACTTATCTTACATACAATGAAACTGCCAAACACTGCCAGCGTTCCACATGCTGTAAATCAAAATACTCACCCGAACAAAAAGCATCGCTACTTGATCCTGTAATTCAAACTCAACGTTGACGTTCCCGTCCTCGGGCACCGGAAGTGTTAAAGTTGTAGTTTCGGCGCTCATCGTGGATGTTGTCTGAGTGACTTCAATCACAGCAGAGTACAACAGATCCACCGAGCTGAGAGGCTTTCTGTCATATCTAGAGATCCTTAGCTGTGGAACACAACAGGGAAGGTGGTTAGCTCGTGGAAATAGCAGTTTAAAATACACGTCAAATGACAAGAGTGATTAATTCACTCACTTTTGTAAAGAAGTGTAAAGATGGCTTCAGAGAAGGGGGGAAATCCTGGAACACAAGCTGGAATGGGTTCTTCATAAGGTGGACCTGGACTGTTTTGTTCACTGTAAATCCTTGGGGACAAAGGGATGGTGTAACAGAATGGTTCGAGGATGCAACTGTGATGGAGACTATGCTAAAAAATCTTTCCAACAATCTCTCACCTGTGGAGTTGTCGGTAACACAGGCAGCAACATGTACCCTGCTGCTGATGCCTGATGAAGTGTGAAAGGCTTGAAGTAGATTTTTGCTGAAGACAAATTGTGTTGATCCATAGATCTGAAAAACAACAGTCAAACATTAGCCAATGCCGTTTACTCTTCAGACACTTATTTACCATGCAGAGAACTGTACACGTCTACTCATAGAGCTCTTTCTCAAATGAGCCACAGGGACAGATGGAAGTTCACCTCTTTAGTTTGTGTCTGCACGAATGGAGAGGCTTCATCGTTCATaacagcctccagagagagtgagacagctAGTGTTCCCTGCACAGGTTGTCCACTGGGGTAACTagaggtgggaaaaaaaacaaattacctCTTTATACTCGCTTAACGTGTGTAAATATGTTAGTGATATGCGTGAGTGAGTTTAACTCACACTGCTCTCACTGATCCTGAGACGTCAACTCCAGCAAGGACCAGTGAAGCCGTCTTCAACAGCACTTCAAAGTGAGGACGCTCTGCAATGGTAGTCAGTCAAATCAAAAAAGTAGTAATGAGCAGTAATAAACATTACAGCACTGAGGACCTACAGCCATGCCAGTGGCTCTGTGGGGCTGCACTTAACAGCGgtgctgtgagctaaatgcCAACAGGAACATGCTCATAATGTTAATGCTGAGTTAACATGCtggtgttagcatgctaagatTTGCCaattaaccccttgaaggtcctcagaaataatcacgttaaagatccttacacacataaatgtgtatgcataaaaacaagccataaaaatgttaaaaatctttcttttttttaaattttttttaaatagttttttagaccagcatcagccctaatcatacatatcaaattttaattagttttttaaaaaattaacccttaaattgccatgtttttgtcatgatgcgcatcattttatggtctaaaatacacaaaaaatacatgaaaaaaattgagaactctgaaaattcaccatcttgcaaaattataagcaatatgcatgaaaaactgataaaatatgctaaaaataaaaatcataacacactagaaagtgctgaagaccctcaaagggttaacaCCAACAACAAAGTACTTCTGGAGCTGAGGGTAACATTGTGagttttgtatgtatttaaacCAATATTGGATCAATtagtatttaaaatgtatacTCTGTGCCAAATTTaatggaaatccatccagtggctgttgagatatttcagaaaaaacctacaatgtcaacctcatggtgccACCAGAGGAAAAGTTGGGGGATTTCCAAAGTAAGTAGGggtcatcctctggggactatGCATGTCTATGCCAAACTGTCATGGCGGTCCATCTTAGTGGACACATTTCAGTGCAGACAAAAGTGGTGGACTGGCCAATCAGCCCACTGATGAGGCCATCCTTTAGAGCCGCTGGCATGGCTGAAGAGTAATAATGCTATCATTTAAAACTGATAGATCCATCACCATAATACTCCACAATGAATGCCTTCTCATCCGTCACGCcctggaggggaggggaggggaggggaggaaaaatggaaagagaCTTTTCTCAACTCAATTCAAacagcagttttgttttttttagaacaacagcacagacagttCTATAGTTCCTCCCTACGTTTACTGTGGCTGTGATCGCCCACTGTCCAGGAGGAGGCGTCTCCGGTAAATGGAACTCCTGCAACACAATCCCCAGATTCCCCGTGGACTCCCACCTGTGGACAGCGTTCCCACCGGGATCCTGCGCATGACAAAAGGACGTCAGTCAAACTTCCCACGACCAAACAATACCTGGTTTTAAAATCTATTCAACTCTGCCTGTGGCTTTGTTCTttcacacagaggacagacctGTACAAAGATATCCACTCTGCCTTTGTATGGAAGGTTATCCAACTGAACAGACACAATTCTGGCTCTGACTGTGTCGCCTGGTTGGTAGCGTGACTTGTCGGTTTGAATGAAGGTGCAGACATTCCTGAGGCTGAAGCTGAGGGTGGTAGTGTTTGTGAAAATGAGGCTGTCCCCCCTGAAGCCGCTAACCGTCAAGTTTAAGAGGGAGTCCATGGTTAATGGTCCAACAATCTGGAGCAATCGAATGAGAATTTTCATCAACATATGCATATCAGGCTGAAATTCTATTTTCTCATATGGAAAGTACAAATTTGAATACGGAAAGAGCAAAGAAGAGGAAATTCACACTCACAGGAGGGAGTGTGAGGATCCTGGTCaaaccttaaaaacagaatGATACTTTAGCTCGAGAAGTAATTATGTGAAACCACCTTAAGCCTGTATGCAACTGTAGCGTCACCTCCTTGGAAGTCCTCCATTTGGGCTACTTTAGTGTTGCCATGTGCCACTTCAGCCACCACCTTGCTGGGAGAGTCGCCAAGGACGGTGACAGCCAGCTGGGTGGGAGTCTCAGCGTGCAGCACCTCTGGAGCCGAGATCAGAAACAGCGTCCTGGTAGGAAGAGGAGGAATGTCTCGTTGTTTATTAGTGAGACGAGCTGGATTGTTAGATAAGAAATATGGATAATGATTGCACTAATAACGTACCCGGATGAA from Pempheris klunzingeri isolate RE-2024b chromosome 13, fPemKlu1.hap1, whole genome shotgun sequence encodes:
- the LOC139211897 gene encoding CD109 antigen-like, with product MDGIWTLAVCVGVLCLAVPASTQDSSGTLFLISAPEVLHAETPTQLAVTVLGDSPSKVVAEVAHGNTKVAQMEDFQGGLTRILTLPPVSVTLTMDSLLNLTVSGFRGDSLIFTNTTTLSFSLRNVCTFIQTDKSRYQPGDTVRARIVSVQLDNLPYKGRVDIFVQDPGGNAVHRWESTGNLGIVLQEFHLPETPPPGQWAITATVNGVTDEKAFIVEYYERPHFEVLLKTASLVLAGVDVSGSVRAVYPSGQPVQGTLAVSLSLEAVMNDEASPFVQTQTKEIYGSTQFVFSKNLLQAFHTSSGISSRVHVAACVTDNSTGFTVNKTVQVHLMKNPFQLVFQDFPPSLKPSLHFFTKLRISRYDRKPLSSVDLLYSAVIEVTQTTSTMSAETTTLTLPVPEDGNVNVEFELQDQVAMLFVRAKFHSSEETLRVYNNYSSPSGSYIQISPINPLPAQIGLAVPLVVESTFQPTELHFVVSSRGQVVAAGTENSSSFSLTPTVSWSPEACVTVYCILSDGEVTSDTVHIPINQHNQVSLTWSSDKAQPGEEVTLTVTTLEPGSQVGMAVMGTQDDALQAGLDLKLEQDCNIRMLTNARLFEKKQPEAPKNEGDVLMVEKYWSQWVDASESLLWLDTNVSDKTWTSGKITVPDGVTSLRAVALVMSDNLGLGSTSVPQTLTVSKDFSLSLDVPSHLIRGEEIVLEVNIINHLEDDIEVIVLLAQSEAFEFVLEGRGDVLVVNAQSLTLGSHVSASALFPIRPVALGEMDISVDAVSAEASDSLVWRVLVKPEGVEKSYSETLFLELAPTVKHNNSRSVSFSFPPDVVVGSQRAHMALVGDILALSSSNLDSLVQMPVGCGEQNMIHFAPSIYVLQYLDLSPQDSKEIRSRALGSMMKGYHRQLSFQRDDGSFSAFGASSTSGSTWLTAFVLRCFLQAQPYIQVDWTVLTRATTWLLKQQQAEGAFSEVGRLIHTEMQGGLDNSPVALTAYVLIALLQDESYVDMYPRNMSLAQKYLEDRVSSGVVSNYSLCLVAYALALANSPVADTALQELNRRADYRDGVKMWRSSAGLESHDWQPRSAQIEMASYVLLALIKRGNLVEGIAIMKWLSKQRNHLGGYSTTQDTVVALQALAHFGTFSSGSNIDLRLSISAPESSSVFHINSTTYRTYQSQEINADKDLNLNIYMEGKGFALIQMNVFYNLESKAFSQNPLHATDKEAFSLHVNVTEERDYNHMLLSVCSRLKDSQVISQTGMVILDVGMLSGFSLSPGAASPTDLIRKVEILPEKVILYLDSLTKSEVCIRLPVVRDYKVAHVQDAVVQVYDYYEPTRRATRTYNSRALHDMNSCTFCGEDCDHCRPGMTFTVSSSLSSHSISSITYSFICLFLGVTAFFIVV